The region GCTCTCCGGCACCGGTGTCCGCTTCATGGAAGGCGCGGTCCTGTCCGTGCCGGTCGTCGGCACGTACCTGGCGTTCTTCCTCTTCGGCGGCCAGTTCCCGGGCGGCGACTTCGTCGCGCGGTTCTACTCGGTCCACATCCTGCTGCTGCCGGGCATCATGCTCGGCCTGGTGGTCGGCCACCTGATCCTGGTCTTCTACCACAAGCACACGCAGTTCGCGGGCCCCGGAAAGACGAACAACAACGTCGTCGGCATGCCGCTGCTGCCGGTCTACATGGCCAAGGCCGGAGGCTTCTTCTTCCTGGTCTTCGGTGTCATCGCGGCCATCGCGGCGATCGCCTCGATCAACCCGATCTGGACCATGGGCCCCTACCGTCCGGACATGGTGTCCACGGGCGCCCAGCCCGACTGGTACATGGGCTTCTCCGAGGGTCTGATCCGTGTCATGCCGGGCTGGGAGATCAACGTCTGGGGTCACACGCTCGTCCTTGGCGTGTTCATCCCGCTGGTGATCTTCCCGCTGGTCCTGGTCGCGATCGCGGTCTACCCGTTCATCGAGTCCTGGGTCACCGGCGACAAACGTGAGCACCACATCCTGGACCGCCCGCGCAACGTCCCGACCCGGACCGCGTTCGGTGCCGCCTGGATCAGCTGGTACTTCGTCCTGCTCGTCGGTGGTGGCAACGACATCTGGGCCACGCACTTCCACCTGTCGATCAACTCGATCACCTGGTTCGTGCGCATCAGCTTCTTCGTCGTGCCGGTCATCGTGTTCGTCATCACCAAGCGGATCTGCCTCGGCCTCCAGCGCCGCGACAAGGACAAGGTGCTGCACGGCCGCGAGTCGGGCATCATCAAGCGCCTGCCGCACGGTGAGTTCATCGAGGTGCACGAGCCGCTCAGCCAGGAGGCCCTGCACACGCTCACGGCGCACGAGCAGTACCAGCCCGCCGAGATCGGCGCGACGGTCGACGAGAACGGTGTCGAGCGCAAGGTGAAGGGTTCGGAGCGGCTGCGCTCCAAGCTCAGCGAGGGCTTCTACGGGGAGGAAAGCCAGATCCCCAAGCCCACGGTCGAGGAGTACAAGGAGATCACGAGCGGCCACGGCCACCACTGATCTTCCGACCGGTTGACCGGTCTTTACTGATCGCCACGGCGAGAGCCTCCGTCCATTGCCTGGACGGGGGCTCTTTGCCGTCTCCGGGCCTGGATAGGGTGTTCCCATCTACACAAGGAGTCCCTTTGCCGGGACGACGGACCCAGGAGCGGCTTATGAGCGCTGTGAACCCCGCTGGAGGCAACACCGCGGCGGGCCGTTCCTGGCCCGTGGTGCTGAACGGCCTGCTCGAGGGCCGCGACCAGAGCGCGGACGACACGGCCTGGGCGATGGACCGGATCATGAGCGGCGAGGCGACGGACGCGCAGATCGCCGGGTTCGCGGTGGCGCTGCGGGCCAAGGGCGAGACGGTCGAGGAGATCTCCGGTCTCGTCCGGACGATGTACGAGCACGCCAATGTGATCGAGGTGCCGGGGGACACGGTCGACATCGTCGGTACGGGCGGTGACGGCGCGAAGACGGTGAACATCTCCACGATGTCGTCGATCGTCGTGGCCGGGACCGGCGCCAAGGTCGTCAAGCACGGCAACCGGGCCGCGTCCTCCGCGTCCGGTGCCTCGGACGTCCTGGAGAAGCTCGGCGTCAATCTGGACCTGACGACGAAGCGGGTGGCCGAGGTCGCGGAGGAGGCCGGGATCACCTTCTGCTTCGCGGTGAAGTTCCACCCGGCGCTGCGTCATGTCGCGGCGGCGCGGGGGCAGTTGGGGATCCGGACCACGTTCAACGTGCTGGGTCCGCTGACGAACCCGGCGCGGGTGAAGGCACAGGCCGTCGGGGTCGCGGACCTGCGGATGGCGCCGATCGTGGCGGGCGTGTTCGCCGAGCGCGGCAACTCCTCGCTCGTCTTTCGCGGCGACGACGGCCTGGACGAACTGACCACCACCGCGACGTCCCGGGTCTGGATCGTCCGCGACGGCAAGGTCACCGAGGAGCGCTTCGACCCGCGTGACGTCGGCCTCGAACTCGTCCCCGTGGAGGCCCTGCGCGGCGCCGACGCGTCCTACAACGCGGACGTCGCCCGTCGCCTGCTCAACGGCGAGACGGGGCCCGTACGGGACGCCGTGCTCCTGAACTCCGCGGCGGCCCTCGTCGCCCTGTCCCCGACCGACGCACCGCTCGCGGACCAGCTCCGCGCCGCGATGGCGAAGGCGGCGGAAGCGATCGACTCGGGGGCGGCGAAGCGAACGCTGGAACGCTGGGTGGCAGCGAGCCAGTCGTAGTCCACTTCTCCGCCCGCGGACCGGTGGGGTTGCTCGCGAAGTTCCCCGCGCCCCTGGGGCGGGGCTGCGCCCCGATTCCCCGCCCGCCCCGGTTTTGTTCGTCCGCGCAGTTCCCCGCGCCCCTTTTTGGGGGCGCGGGGAACTGCGCGATCTTTTGGGGGTCTGGGGGCGGAGCCCCCAGGTGGGGATGGGAAGGGTAGGGGCGGCGGGGGCGAGGAACGTGGGGCCGTCCCCCACTCGGCATCCCGGTATACGGACGCCGGGTTGCGGGCGGAAGATCTTGTGGCAGGATGCCGTATCAGGTCATGAGTGACAGCCATCAGGCCCCGGCCGGCTGTCCGGCAACCCTCCGTCCGTGGCGGGGTGCCCCGGGTGAAGACCAGGCCGTAGGCAGCGAGGTCTACGGCAAGCGCGGACCCCTCGAGAATCCCAGGGGTCCTGGTCGTTCGAGGGAGCCTTCTGTGAGCAAGCGAATGCGATAGGGCGTAGAGCCCCGCCTCCGCACACCCCTTTTGCCTTTCCTCCCTGCGCCGAGCCGTGCAGCCGCACACCCGTACCCCCGTGCACCCGGCCCGCGCAGCGATTCCGCCTGCCTCTCACAGGAGCTCGCCATGTCTGTCTCCACCGCTGCCGCCGACCAGACCGTTTGCGCCCCCCTGCCCGTTCTGGGCCGAGACGTCACCGTCCCGCTCGTGACCGGCGGCGAGGTCACCTACGCCGCGCTCGACTACGCCGCCAGCGCCCCCGCCCTCCAGCGGGTGTGGGACGACGTCGCCGCGTACGCCCCGTACTACGGCAGCGTGCACCGCGGCGCCGGGTACCTCTCCCAGCTGTCCACCGACCTCTTCGAGAACGCCCGCAGGACCGTCGCGGAGTTCCTCGACTGCCGGGGCGACGACCAGGTCGTCTTCACCCGCTCCACCACCGACTCCCTCAACCTGCTCGCCGCCACCCTTCCGGCCGACTGCCAGGTGTTCGTCTTCGAGACGGAACACCACGCCTCGCTGCTGCCGTGGAAGGACGCCCGGGTCACCTACCTCAACGCGCCCCGCACCCCGCAGGAGGCTGTCACGGCCCTGGAGCGGGCCCTCGCCGCCCGTGACCCCCACGGCCCGGCCCTGGTCTGCGTCACCGGCGCCTCGAACGTCACCGGCGAGCTGTGGCCGGTGCGCGAGCTGGCCGCCGCCGCGCACGCGCACGGTGCCCGGATCGTCCTGGACGCCGCCCAGCTCGCTCCGCACCACCCGGTCTCGGTGCGGGACCTCGACGTCGACTGGGTCGCCTTCTCCGGGCACAAGCTGTACGCGCCGTTCGGTTCGGGCGTGCTCGCCGGCCGTGCCGACTGGCTGCGCGAGGCCGAGCCGTACCTCGCGGGCGGCGGCGCGAGCCGCAAGGTCACGCGGCGGGTGGACGGCGGCGTGGACGTGGAGTGGCACGAGAGCGCGGCCCGGCACGAGGCCGGTTCCCCGAACGTCATCGGCGCCTACTCCATCGCCGCCGCCTGCAAGGCGCTGACCGAGGCCGGTTTCGACACGCTCGTCGCCCGCGAGGAGCAGCTGATCGGGGCCGTCCGGGCCGGTCTGGCCGAGGTGCCCGAGGTCCGCGTCCTGTCGCTCTTCGGTGACGACGCCCCGCGCGTCGGCGTCATCTCGTTCGTCGTCGAGGGCTGGAACAGCTCGCACTTCGCGGCCGCGCTGTCCGCCGAGTACGGGATCGGGGTGCGGGACGGTCTCTTCTGCGCCCACCCGCTGGTACGGACGCTGCTCGGCAGCGATCCGCAGACGCAGGGGGAGTGCGGGGCGCCCGAGGCGGCGCCCGGGGAGAAGTCCCTCAACGCGATCCGCGTCAGCTTCGGGGCCGGTACGCCCGACGAGCATGTGGAGCGGTTCGTGCGTGCGGTGAAGGAACTGGTGCGGGACGGTGCGAAGTGGAACTACCGCACGGAGGACGGCCGCTGCGTCCCGGCGGTCTGAGGCCGTCGGCGGTAGGTGGGGGCTCCGCCCCCACGCCCCCGAAGAGATTGTGCTGCTGTGTCTAGCTGTCCAGGCCGATGGCGAACGCCGCCTCCAGGTCGTGCTGGGAGTACGTGCGGAACGCGACGTGGGTGTCCGTCGCCTCGACGCCGGGGATCTTGCTGATCTTGCCGGGGATGACGTCCGCCAGGTCGTCGTGGGCCTTCACCCGGACCATGGCGATCAGGTCGTACGTACCGGTGACGGAGAAGACCTCGCTGACACTGTCCAGCGCGGCGATCGACTCGGCGATCTCGGGGATCCGGTCCACGCTGGTCTTGATGAGCACGATCGCGGTGATCACGGCTGGTTTTCTCCCTCGGGGGCTGCTGTTGCTGGGGTTTTCACTCTAGTCGGCCGCCCGAACCGCACCCACGCGTAGACGAACCCCAGCGAGAAGCCCACCAGGTGGGCCAGATAGGCGACCCCGGGGCCCGAGGGGCTGCGGCCCGCCGCCAGCCATTGCAGGGTCACCCAGAAGGGCAGCACGACCCAGGCGGGGAAGCGCAGCGGCAGGAAGAAGAGGAACGGGAAGAGACTGGTCACCCGGGCCCTGGGGAACAGGTACAGGAACGCTCCCAGGACCGCGGAGATCGCCCCCGAGGCGCCGACCAGAGTCTGCTCGGAGCCGGAGTTGGCGATCGCGTAACCCAGTAGAGCGAGGTAGCCGCAGACCACGTAGAAGACGGCGAACTGGACGTGGCCCATGCGTTCCTCGGTCATCGCTCCGAAGACGTAGAAGAAGAGCATGTTGCCCAGGAGATGGAGCCAGCTGCCGTGGATGAACAGGGCCGTGGCCGGGGTGAGCCAGGCGCTCGGGATCCCGTCGAAGAGCTCGGCGGGGATCACGCCCCAGCGCCGGAAATAGGCCCGCTGGGCGACCACGAGCGCATCCCCGGTGCCGAACGACGGATTGAGCCCCGAGGCGGGGCCGATCAGGAAGATCAGGCAGCACAGGAAGATCAGTCCGTACGTCACCGGCGCGGACTGACCGCGCATCGTCCTGCCGACCGCCGTACCCCAGGTGCTGATCATGGGACAGAGCATGACGTAACCGGACCGATGCGCGCAGAATGCCTCGCCGCCGTGGACGGCCGAGCGTCGAGTACCCGCCAGGCCGTAGGGTAACGAGCCACACGCGCCGGAGACCGGCGCTGGACGGACACTAGAAGGAAAGCGACTGCCACATGACGGTTCCCCTCCCGACCGCCGAGACTCGCTGGCGCTGCACGCTCTGCGGCAACCTCACGCGATTCGACGTGACCCGCTCGTCCAAGGTCGTCGAGTATGTGCACCTCGACCTGGCCGGTGAGCCGAACGTCGAGGAGCGCAAGATGGTCAGTGAGACCATCGAGTCGGTGCGCTGCCGGTGGTGCAACGCGGTGGACCAGGTGGAACTGGTGGACAGGCCG is a window of Streptomyces mirabilis DNA encoding:
- a CDS encoding cytochrome b; this encodes MSTTTTSDSRPSREKAPAGEKVADWADGRLGIYSLAKSNMRKIFPDHWSFMLGEICLYSFIIIILTGVYLTLFFHPSMNEVTYHGSYVPLQGQLMSEAFNSTMHISFEVRGGLLVRQIHHWAALIFLAGMFVHMMRVFFTGAFRKPREVNWLFGFLLFVLGMFTGFTGYSLPDDLLSGTGVRFMEGAVLSVPVVGTYLAFFLFGGQFPGGDFVARFYSVHILLLPGIMLGLVVGHLILVFYHKHTQFAGPGKTNNNVVGMPLLPVYMAKAGGFFFLVFGVIAAIAAIASINPIWTMGPYRPDMVSTGAQPDWYMGFSEGLIRVMPGWEINVWGHTLVLGVFIPLVIFPLVLVAIAVYPFIESWVTGDKREHHILDRPRNVPTRTAFGAAWISWYFVLLVGGGNDIWATHFHLSINSITWFVRISFFVVPVIVFVITKRICLGLQRRDKDKVLHGRESGIIKRLPHGEFIEVHEPLSQEALHTLTAHEQYQPAEIGATVDENGVERKVKGSERLRSKLSEGFYGEESQIPKPTVEEYKEITSGHGHH
- the trpD gene encoding anthranilate phosphoribosyltransferase, translated to MSAVNPAGGNTAAGRSWPVVLNGLLEGRDQSADDTAWAMDRIMSGEATDAQIAGFAVALRAKGETVEEISGLVRTMYEHANVIEVPGDTVDIVGTGGDGAKTVNISTMSSIVVAGTGAKVVKHGNRAASSASGASDVLEKLGVNLDLTTKRVAEVAEEAGITFCFAVKFHPALRHVAAARGQLGIRTTFNVLGPLTNPARVKAQAVGVADLRMAPIVAGVFAERGNSSLVFRGDDGLDELTTTATSRVWIVRDGKVTEERFDPRDVGLELVPVEALRGADASYNADVARRLLNGETGPVRDAVLLNSAAALVALSPTDAPLADQLRAAMAKAAEAIDSGAAKRTLERWVAASQS
- a CDS encoding aminotransferase class V-fold PLP-dependent enzyme; protein product: MSVSTAAADQTVCAPLPVLGRDVTVPLVTGGEVTYAALDYAASAPALQRVWDDVAAYAPYYGSVHRGAGYLSQLSTDLFENARRTVAEFLDCRGDDQVVFTRSTTDSLNLLAATLPADCQVFVFETEHHASLLPWKDARVTYLNAPRTPQEAVTALERALAARDPHGPALVCVTGASNVTGELWPVRELAAAAHAHGARIVLDAAQLAPHHPVSVRDLDVDWVAFSGHKLYAPFGSGVLAGRADWLREAEPYLAGGGASRKVTRRVDGGVDVEWHESAARHEAGSPNVIGAYSIAAACKALTEAGFDTLVAREEQLIGAVRAGLAEVPEVRVLSLFGDDAPRVGVISFVVEGWNSSHFAAALSAEYGIGVRDGLFCAHPLVRTLLGSDPQTQGECGAPEAAPGEKSLNAIRVSFGAGTPDEHVERFVRAVKELVRDGAKWNYRTEDGRCVPAV
- a CDS encoding Lrp/AsnC family transcriptional regulator — its product is MITAIVLIKTSVDRIPEIAESIAALDSVSEVFSVTGTYDLIAMVRVKAHDDLADVIPGKISKIPGVEATDTHVAFRTYSQHDLEAAFAIGLDS
- a CDS encoding rhomboid family intramembrane serine protease — its product is MISTWGTAVGRTMRGQSAPVTYGLIFLCCLIFLIGPASGLNPSFGTGDALVVAQRAYFRRWGVIPAELFDGIPSAWLTPATALFIHGSWLHLLGNMLFFYVFGAMTEERMGHVQFAVFYVVCGYLALLGYAIANSGSEQTLVGASGAISAVLGAFLYLFPRARVTSLFPFLFFLPLRFPAWVVLPFWVTLQWLAAGRSPSGPGVAYLAHLVGFSLGFVYAWVRFGRPTRVKTPATAAPEGENQP